A part of Desulfobacter sp. genomic DNA contains:
- a CDS encoding ATP-binding cassette domain-containing protein, which yields MTRALLQVKGLTVTFRHDGRKRIQAVSDASFDIAAGEALGLVGESGCGKSTIARAVMQLPRPASGRILFNGEDLARADKKRLQELRPRFQMIFQDSVSSLNPRRTIMDTLTAPLKVIGVKHPGERERRVRQMLLSVGLDTGTAHLRPFQCSGGQCQRIQIARALMADPELLVCDEPVSSLDVSIQAQIINLLETLRKERGLTILFISHDLAVVKNICDRILVMYLGKFCEEAPSEKLYQRHFHPYTRALFSAIPTPDPNHLPAGQNMLTGETPSPADPPSGCRFRTRCPRAEPLCAQRAPVFREIEPGHRLACHFPIL from the coding sequence ATGACACGGGCCTTACTCCAGGTAAAGGGACTGACCGTCACATTCAGGCACGACGGCCGGAAAAGGATCCAGGCGGTTTCAGATGCCAGTTTTGACATTGCCGCAGGGGAGGCCCTGGGGCTGGTCGGTGAATCCGGGTGCGGCAAATCCACCATTGCCCGGGCGGTTATGCAGCTTCCCAGGCCGGCCTCAGGCCGCATCCTGTTTAACGGAGAGGATCTGGCCCGGGCGGACAAAAAACGGTTACAAGAGTTGCGGCCCCGGTTTCAGATGATATTCCAGGATTCTGTTTCATCGCTGAATCCCCGGCGGACGATCATGGACACCCTGACCGCCCCCCTCAAGGTCATTGGCGTAAAACACCCTGGTGAAAGAGAACGCCGCGTCCGGCAAATGCTGCTCTCCGTCGGCCTTGATACGGGGACAGCGCATCTCCGCCCCTTCCAGTGTTCCGGGGGGCAGTGCCAGCGCATCCAGATCGCCAGAGCCCTGATGGCAGATCCGGAACTTCTGGTATGCGACGAACCGGTTTCCTCCCTTGATGTGTCGATCCAGGCACAGATCATAAACCTGCTGGAAACCTTGAGAAAGGAGCGCGGGCTAACCATTCTGTTCATATCCCATGATCTTGCCGTGGTAAAGAATATCTGCGACAGGATTTTGGTGATGTATCTCGGCAAATTCTGCGAGGAGGCCCCGTCTGAAAAATTGTACCAACGCCACTTCCATCCCTATACTCGGGCCTTGTTCAGCGCCATTCCAACCCCCGACCCAAACCATTTGCCGGCTGGGCAGAACATGCTGACAGGCGAAACGCCCTCCCCCGCTGATCCGCCTTCCGGGTGCAGGTTCCGTACCCGGTGCCCCAGGGCGGAACCCCTGTGTGCCCAAAGGGCGCCGGTATTCCGTGAAATAGAACCCGGACACCGCCTGGCCTGCCATTTCCCAATCCTGTGA
- a CDS encoding ABC transporter ATP-binding protein — protein sequence MPTPLLSVRELVTTIATVHGTVQAVDHVSFNLHRGKSLGIVGESGSGKSILARSILHLLPKTAYVSEKSKILFDGQDLNKRGAPRLNRVRGRRIAMVFQDPMSSLNPVMTIGYQIAESLIHHLGMKKNRARDRSVALLDSVGIPNPGQRIRQYPHQLSGGMRQRVAIAIALACDPQLLIADEPTTALDVTVQSEILDLLGRRQAENQMSMILITHDLGVVAGRTDDIAVMYAGRFVEQAPARELFSSMRMPYTQALMNSIPPLETPPHTPMNSIEGQSPDLRNLPGGCSFAPRCPRAQNRCTRQAPPLSSGSRKGHLFACWYPVRGAAQ from the coding sequence CTGCCAACGCCCCTTTTATCCGTACGGGAACTGGTCACGACCATTGCAACGGTTCACGGAACGGTACAGGCGGTCGACCATGTTTCCTTTAACCTGCACAGGGGGAAAAGCCTTGGCATTGTGGGTGAATCCGGAAGCGGAAAAAGTATCCTGGCCAGGAGTATCTTACACCTGCTGCCGAAAACCGCATACGTCTCCGAAAAATCCAAAATTCTTTTTGACGGCCAGGACTTGAACAAGCGTGGCGCTCCCCGCCTGAACAGGGTCAGGGGACGCAGGATTGCCATGGTCTTCCAGGACCCCATGTCCTCTTTGAATCCGGTGATGACCATCGGTTATCAGATCGCCGAATCCCTGATCCATCATCTGGGAATGAAAAAAAACAGGGCCCGGGACCGTTCCGTGGCACTGCTGGATTCCGTTGGAATTCCCAACCCCGGGCAACGGATCCGCCAATACCCCCACCAGCTTTCAGGGGGCATGCGCCAGCGGGTGGCCATCGCCATTGCCCTGGCCTGCGATCCCCAGTTGCTGATTGCGGACGAGCCCACAACGGCCCTTGATGTGACGGTCCAGTCGGAAATACTGGATCTTCTGGGCCGAAGGCAGGCTGAAAATCAAATGTCAATGATCCTTATCACCCATGACCTCGGCGTGGTGGCCGGCAGAACCGATGATATTGCGGTCATGTACGCCGGCCGGTTTGTTGAACAGGCCCCGGCCCGGGAATTGTTTTCATCCATGCGCATGCCTTACACCCAAGCCCTGATGAATTCCATTCCGCCCCTTGAAACCCCTCCGCACACACCGATGAATTCCATTGAAGGCCAGTCCCCGGATCTCCGGAACCTGCCCGGGGGGTGCAGCTTTGCCCCCCGCTGCCCCCGGGCACAAAACCGGTGCACCCGGCAGGCCCCGCCCTTATCATCCGGCAGCCGGAAGGGCCATCTGTTTGCCTGCTGGTATCCGGTACGCGGGGCAGCACAATGA
- a CDS encoding ABC transporter permease, translating into MKPDQQIKFIMGGPAPNWGNLGVGFWLSMMWIALVVFCALFADLLPLQEYDAMDWMNPAVPPGAEGRIQSGPFVYLFGSDTMGRDIFTRIIFGARVSLLVGVIPPVIGLAAGGSLGMLAGYYRGRLDTCIMAAMDTILAFPGLVLILAITFYLGQNLANIIAALGFLTIPSFSRVARANTLTMSRRDFIRASRMIGQGDLYILIRDILPNILPSLAVYALFVASYMIVAEGTLSFLGLSVPAPVPSWGGMIAEGKEVLGNAGHISFFPAMAMFLTVLSLNLAGDALRGLFDSKGGQL; encoded by the coding sequence TTGAAACCGGATCAACAAATAAAATTCATTATGGGCGGCCCCGCACCCAATTGGGGAAATTTAGGGGTTGGGTTCTGGCTGTCCATGATGTGGATCGCCCTTGTGGTGTTCTGCGCCCTTTTCGCGGATCTGCTGCCCTTGCAGGAATACGATGCCATGGACTGGATGAACCCGGCCGTCCCGCCGGGGGCTGAAGGTCGAATTCAATCCGGCCCCTTTGTCTACCTTTTCGGAAGCGACACCATGGGCAGGGATATCTTCACCCGGATCATATTCGGGGCCCGGGTCTCTCTCCTTGTGGGGGTCATACCGCCGGTCATCGGCCTTGCGGCCGGCGGGAGCCTCGGGATGCTGGCGGGATATTACCGGGGGCGTCTGGACACCTGTATCATGGCGGCCATGGATACCATTCTGGCCTTTCCCGGACTGGTCCTGATCCTTGCCATTACATTTTACCTGGGACAAAACCTGGCCAATATTATTGCGGCCCTGGGATTTTTAACCATCCCCTCTTTTTCAAGGGTGGCCAGGGCAAACACCCTGACCATGTCCCGGCGGGATTTTATCCGGGCATCACGGATGATCGGGCAGGGGGACCTTTATATCCTCATCCGGGATATCCTGCCGAACATCCTTCCGTCCCTGGCCGTTTATGCACTGTTCGTGGCCTCATACATGATTGTCGCGGAAGGCACCTTAAGCTTTCTGGGGTTAAGTGTCCCCGCCCCCGTTCCCAGCTGGGGCGGGATGATTGCCGAGGGCAAAGAGGTACTTGGCAATGCCGGCCACATCAGTTTTTTCCCGGCCATGGCAATGTTTCTGACGGTGCTTTCGCTGAACCTGGCGGGGGATGCACTCAGGGGGCTCTTTGATTCAAAGGGCGGGCAATTATGA
- a CDS encoding ABC transporter permease, with protein MVDALPADVAYEIAGEEATPEDIQAIREELGLDRPVILRYGGWLADLARGNLGKSFRTQEPVLDALLSRLPVTLELMVLSQLAALVLAVPLGILCACKPGTAMDNALGSAAFAMISIPVFVMGLVLIYIFAVKLQWLPATGYTPISDGIGANLRSFVLPSLCIAMVEWVPFMRVLRSDMIATLQEDFVLMAKSKGLPAFHILFRHALRPSSLTLVTLLGIHIGHLIGGAVVVEIIFALPGIGRLLVSSIFSRDFAMVQGCILFISVGYVSVNFLVDHLYTILDPRIRLSGAR; from the coding sequence ATGGTGGACGCTCTGCCGGCAGATGTGGCCTATGAGATCGCCGGAGAAGAGGCCACACCGGAAGATATTCAGGCGATCCGGGAAGAACTCGGCCTGGACAGGCCTGTCATCCTCCGGTATGGCGGCTGGCTTGCGGATCTTGCCAGGGGAAACCTGGGGAAATCCTTCCGCACCCAGGAACCGGTGCTGGACGCCCTGTTGTCCAGGCTGCCCGTCACCCTGGAACTCATGGTGCTGTCTCAGCTGGCGGCCCTGGTCCTTGCCGTTCCTTTGGGGATACTCTGCGCCTGTAAGCCCGGAACAGCGATGGACAATGCCCTGGGTTCCGCTGCCTTTGCCATGATATCCATTCCGGTGTTCGTCATGGGCCTTGTCCTGATCTATATTTTTGCCGTCAAACTGCAATGGCTGCCGGCCACCGGATACACCCCCATATCCGACGGCATAGGGGCCAATCTCAGGTCCTTTGTCCTTCCGTCACTGTGCATTGCCATGGTGGAATGGGTGCCCTTTATGCGGGTGCTGAGAAGCGACATGATCGCCACACTCCAGGAGGATTTTGTCCTCATGGCAAAATCCAAGGGGCTGCCGGCATTCCATATCCTTTTCAGACACGCGCTCCGGCCCTCATCCCTGACCCTGGTAACCCTTTTGGGCATCCACATCGGGCACCTGATCGGGGGAGCAGTGGTCGTTGAGATCATCTTTGCCCTGCCCGGTATCGGCCGGCTCTTAGTCAGTTCCATTTTCAGCCGGGATTTTGCCATGGTCCAGGGATGCATCCTTTTTATCAGCGTCGGCTATGTGAGTGTCAATTTCCTGGTTGACCATTTATATACCATACTTGATCCCCGCATCCGGCTGTCAGGGGCAAGGTGA
- a CDS encoding TetR/AcrR family transcriptional regulator, with translation MPKKTHLTRNDFLEAALDMVKENGWKKLSITALAKHMGCSTMPVYSNFENLETLKDAVIQKAWERVNTYESKQYTGDAWIDQAIGYVCFARDNSRLFACMLDGRNPALERRMMQEHWDFLTTRLSGYQGFIGLSPGQRRLIRYSRAIFVQGVATTVSKGVGKLLTDNESIETYLTVSSRAILKGYQNAYDNRDDDISFLDEHFQPLGKL, from the coding sequence ATGCCGAAAAAGACCCATTTAACACGCAATGACTTTCTTGAAGCCGCGCTTGATATGGTAAAAGAAAATGGTTGGAAAAAGCTGTCCATAACAGCCTTGGCCAAACATATGGGGTGCTCCACCATGCCTGTGTATTCCAATTTTGAAAACCTGGAGACACTTAAAGACGCGGTGATCCAAAAAGCATGGGAACGGGTCAACACCTATGAGTCAAAGCAATATACCGGTGACGCCTGGATTGACCAGGCCATCGGATATGTCTGCTTTGCAAGGGACAACAGCCGGCTTTTCGCGTGTATGCTGGACGGACGAAACCCCGCGTTGGAGCGCAGGATGATGCAGGAACACTGGGACTTTCTCACCACCCGTCTCAGCGGATACCAGGGCTTTATAGGGCTCAGCCCGGGACAGCGCAGGCTGATCCGTTACTCAAGGGCGATTTTCGTCCAGGGCGTGGCCACAACGGTAAGCAAGGGCGTCGGAAAATTGTTAACGGATAATGAATCCATTGAAACATACCTGACGGTCAGCAGCCGGGCCATATTGAAAGGGTATCAAAACGCCTATGACAACCGTGACGACGATATTTCGTTCCTGGATGAACATTTTCAACCCTTAGGAAAACTATAG
- a CDS encoding GGDEF domain-containing protein: MKKTINKFSRNLSGVLSLVFTSSIRRADAYNKLSRHIVALNRKSSAQGIINEVADCLKEILDYRLFAFVVKKEAGLDVWLDPRMYKSSIEEILIRDFNMGNADDIRYLNHEFEKGELQEKFSLDTLVHYDLKEENCSARLYMMPQKGLTPFHDEVVRLILQGCAAALSKQIEIEALNDAAAIDPLTGCYNRRAFERQLLSQSAGALRHKRPLSVFMFDLDHFKRVNDTYGHLGGDEVLKKVSRMVRENIRKEDLLAKYGGEEFIAILPETDKNRAMELADRIRAKIAAMSIPFNGSDIHVTASFGVAELSPNTDITRIIEDADAMLYKAKLNGRNTVMPGLIKVCEPEAPLSGLMDCVLT, encoded by the coding sequence ATGAAAAAGACCATAAACAAATTCAGCCGGAACCTGTCAGGCGTTCTCAGCCTTGTGTTTACCTCTTCAATCCGCCGGGCGGATGCCTACAACAAGCTGAGCCGGCACATTGTTGCCCTGAACCGGAAATCCAGCGCCCAGGGGATCATCAATGAGGTGGCCGACTGCCTCAAGGAGATCCTGGACTACCGGCTGTTTGCCTTTGTGGTCAAAAAAGAGGCCGGCCTGGATGTATGGCTGGATCCCAGGATGTATAAATCATCCATCGAAGAAATCCTGATCAGGGATTTTAACATGGGCAATGCCGATGATATCCGCTACCTGAACCATGAATTTGAAAAGGGAGAACTCCAGGAAAAATTCAGCCTGGACACCCTGGTTCACTATGACCTGAAAGAGGAAAATTGTTCCGCCCGCCTCTATATGATGCCCCAAAAAGGGCTCACCCCCTTCCACGACGAAGTGGTCCGCCTCATCCTCCAGGGATGCGCCGCCGCCCTGTCCAAACAGATCGAGATCGAGGCCCTCAACGATGCAGCCGCCATAGACCCCTTAACCGGCTGCTACAACCGCCGTGCCTTTGAAAGACAACTGCTGAGCCAGTCCGCCGGGGCCCTGCGCCATAAACGGCCCCTTTCCGTGTTCATGTTCGACCTGGACCACTTTAAACGGGTTAACGACACCTACGGCCACCTGGGTGGGGACGAAGTATTGAAAAAGGTCTCCCGCATGGTAAGGGAAAATATCAGAAAAGAAGACCTCCTGGCCAAGTACGGGGGAGAGGAATTTATTGCGATCCTGCCTGAAACCGATAAAAACAGGGCCATGGAACTGGCGGACCGCATCAGAGCCAAAATTGCGGCCATGTCCATCCCGTTTAACGGCTCAGACATCCATGTGACGGCCAGTTTCGGGGTGGCGGAGCTATCCCCCAACACCGACATCACCCGGATCATTGAAGATGCAGACGCCATGCTCTACAAGGCAAAACTCAACGGCAGGAACACGGTGATGCCCGGACTGATCAAGGTCTGCGAACCGGAAGCCCCCCTTTCCGGCCTGATGGACTGTGTGTTAACCTAG
- a CDS encoding HDIG domain-containing protein, translated as MSAYTPTREDAFELLKKYNSKQGLIRHALTVESVMGHFARLSGEEAEADKWEIIGLVHDLDYEMYPDQHCVKCVELFREHNWPEEYIRAVVSHGWGICSDVKPETRLEKTLYAIDELTGLVASAALVRPSKSILDIKAKSVKKKFKDKRFAAAVDRSVILKGAEFLDMELTELITETIMGMRPAAEAIGLKGTL; from the coding sequence ATGAGTGCCTACACACCGACCCGGGAAGACGCCTTTGAACTGCTTAAAAAATACAACTCAAAACAGGGACTGATCCGACACGCCCTGACCGTGGAATCGGTGATGGGCCATTTTGCCCGGCTATCCGGGGAAGAGGCAGAGGCGGACAAGTGGGAAATCATCGGTCTGGTGCACGACCTGGACTATGAGATGTATCCGGACCAGCACTGCGTCAAATGCGTGGAGCTTTTCCGGGAACATAACTGGCCCGAGGAGTATATCCGGGCCGTTGTCAGCCACGGCTGGGGCATCTGCTCTGATGTCAAGCCTGAGACCCGCCTGGAAAAAACGCTCTATGCCATTGACGAACTCACCGGCCTTGTGGCCAGTGCCGCCCTGGTCAGGCCCTCCAAAAGCATCCTGGATATCAAGGCCAAATCCGTAAAAAAGAAATTCAAGGACAAACGCTTTGCCGCGGCCGTGGACAGGAGCGTCATCCTAAAAGGGGCAGAATTCCTGGACATGGAGCTCACCGAACTGATCACTGAAACCATCATGGGCATGAGGCCTGCGGCCGAGGCCATCGGACTGAAGGGAACCCTCTGA
- a CDS encoding response regulator produces MAFGMACPFIPQSTFLIVLYPFLALNGFFLFRLARLAKEVNEEGNEERGARGRLERERGEMALALEREKAAQKELKDKLAGSEKLKNLGLLAGSVAHDLNNILSGIATYPEVLLMDANLDPGVRQGIQMIKDSGRKASSVVSDLLTISRGSRADKQILNINTVIERYMRAAEFHKITKTYPGVEIEVETEPELLNISGSYIHIEKAVMNLMLNAVEETAAREGGKVSLSTANFYVDEGEDPNLFADLPRGESVVLRVFDNGSGIPEDCLDKIFDPFYTQKEMGKSGTGLGLTVVQNAVQDHNGAIRVDSDHDGTRFELYFPAIRAELPKKDNGASLDEIRGRGETLLVVDDLASQRKIAASILKKLGYQVFTVADGEAAVEFVKTNSVDLLVLDMIMSPDISGLETFKRIREIYPDQRAILASGHSMSEDVLKAQAMGAGSFVKKPYTILDMGIAVKEELERKGQG; encoded by the coding sequence ATGGCTTTCGGGATGGCATGCCCCTTTATCCCCCAGTCAACCTTTCTGATTGTCCTTTATCCCTTCCTGGCGCTGAACGGTTTTTTTCTCTTCCGGCTGGCCCGGCTGGCTAAAGAGGTAAATGAAGAGGGAAATGAAGAGAGGGGGGCAAGGGGGCGGCTGGAACGGGAGCGCGGCGAGATGGCCCTGGCACTGGAAAGGGAAAAGGCTGCCCAAAAGGAATTAAAAGACAAACTTGCCGGCTCCGAGAAATTGAAAAACCTGGGCCTGCTCGCCGGAAGCGTGGCCCATGATCTGAACAATATTCTGTCGGGTATCGCCACCTACCCCGAAGTCCTGCTCATGGATGCCAACCTGGATCCCGGTGTCCGCCAGGGGATTCAGATGATAAAGGATTCGGGCCGGAAGGCCTCTTCCGTTGTCAGCGACCTGCTGACCATATCCAGGGGAAGCCGGGCGGACAAGCAGATTCTCAACATCAATACCGTGATTGAACGATATATGAGGGCGGCGGAATTCCATAAGATCACCAAGACCTATCCCGGGGTGGAGATCGAGGTGGAAACAGAGCCGGAGCTTCTCAATATCAGCGGGTCCTATATCCATATTGAAAAGGCGGTAATGAATCTCATGCTCAATGCCGTGGAGGAAACGGCGGCCCGGGAGGGCGGAAAGGTCTCCCTGTCCACGGCTAATTTTTATGTGGATGAAGGGGAGGACCCAAATCTTTTTGCCGATCTGCCAAGGGGCGAATCGGTGGTGCTGCGCGTCTTTGACAACGGATCCGGCATCCCCGAAGACTGCCTGGATAAGATTTTTGACCCCTTCTACACCCAGAAGGAAATGGGGAAGAGCGGCACCGGCCTGGGCCTCACCGTGGTGCAGAATGCGGTGCAGGACCACAACGGGGCCATCCGGGTGGATTCGGACCATGACGGCACCCGGTTTGAGCTGTATTTTCCAGCCATCCGGGCGGAGCTGCCCAAAAAGGATAATGGGGCCTCCCTGGATGAGATCCGGGGCAGGGGGGAAACCCTGCTGGTGGTGGATGACCTGGCCAGCCAGCGGAAAATCGCTGCATCCATTCTCAAGAAACTGGGCTACCAGGTTTTCACCGTGGCGGACGGGGAAGCTGCGGTGGAATTTGTTAAAACCAATTCAGTGGACCTGCTGGTGCTGGACATGATCATGTCACCGGACATTTCCGGCCTTGAAACCTTTAAGCGGATCAGGGAAATCTATCCGGACCAGAGGGCCATTCTTGCCAGTGGACATTCCATGTCAGAAGATGTATTAAAGGCCCAGGCAATGGGGGCGGGAAGCTTTGTCAAAAAGCCCTATACCATATTAGACATGGGCATTGCCGTTAAAGAAGAACTGGAAAGGAAGGGACAGGGTTAA
- a CDS encoding pantoate--beta-alanine ligase, whose amino-acid sequence MEILKTKAEMQAWSKEMKRRGRTISFVPTMGYLHRGHISLLEKGKPLCDELVLSIFVNPTQFGPNEDLDAYPSNIENDLKLAEAAGTTAVFLPKTDEMYGENYQTRVALDHLPNYLCGKSRPVHFSGVATVVTKLFNIVMPDVAVFGKKDYQQLQIIKQLVQDLDFDIEIIGGEIVREDDGLAMSSRNAYLTPEQRKTALCLSKAVALAKEKIAGGARSAAEVAGEMADYIHGFDHTRVDYIEFCDPVTLEPMASIDRQTVLAMAVQVGKSRLLDNALIDPPD is encoded by the coding sequence ATGGAAATTTTAAAAACAAAAGCGGAGATGCAGGCATGGTCAAAGGAAATGAAACGCCGGGGCAGGACCATCAGTTTTGTCCCCACCATGGGGTATCTCCACCGGGGCCACATCTCCCTGCTGGAAAAGGGAAAACCCCTGTGTGATGAGCTGGTCTTAAGCATTTTTGTCAATCCCACCCAGTTCGGCCCCAATGAAGACCTGGACGCCTATCCCAGTAATATTGAAAATGATTTGAAATTGGCAGAGGCCGCAGGCACCACCGCAGTCTTCCTGCCTAAAACAGATGAGATGTACGGGGAAAATTACCAGACCCGGGTGGCCCTGGACCACCTGCCCAATTACCTTTGCGGCAAATCCCGGCCCGTCCATTTCAGCGGGGTGGCCACAGTGGTTACCAAATTGTTCAACATTGTCATGCCCGATGTGGCTGTATTCGGCAAAAAAGATTACCAGCAGCTGCAGATCATCAAGCAATTGGTTCAGGATCTGGATTTCGATATTGAGATCATCGGCGGGGAGATCGTCAGAGAGGACGACGGCCTGGCCATGAGTTCCAGAAACGCCTATTTGACACCGGAACAGCGGAAGACAGCCCTCTGTCTTTCAAAGGCCGTGGCCCTGGCCAAGGAAAAAATTGCAGGTGGGGCCCGTTCTGCCGCTGAGGTTGCCGGTGAAATGGCTGACTATATCCACGGCTTTGACCATACCCGGGTGGACTACATTGAATTCTGCGATCCCGTCACCCTTGAACCCATGGCATCCATCGACCGGCAGACGGTGCTGGCCATGGCCGTCCAGGTGGGAAAATCCCGGCTGCTGGACAATGCCCTGATTGACCCGCCGGATTAA
- the mobB gene encoding molybdopterin-guanine dinucleotide biosynthesis protein B — MTPQIVLIVGKSNSGKTTLVEKLIRELTARGLSIGSVKHAHDNFDFDKEGKDSWRHKKAGADATLVVTDTRVALVKNDERSHIQKIRAYLKDADLIIGEGFKTLALPKIEIFRTAGPHKAPLCLEDPDLIAFVTDSDVRPDVPVFGPEDIRALADFIESSPLLSGEVN, encoded by the coding sequence ATGACCCCTCAGATAGTATTAATCGTCGGCAAATCCAACTCAGGCAAGACCACCCTGGTTGAAAAACTGATCCGGGAACTCACCGCCCGGGGCCTCTCCATTGGATCGGTGAAACACGCCCATGACAATTTTGATTTTGATAAGGAGGGCAAGGACTCCTGGCGGCATAAAAAAGCCGGCGCAGACGCCACCCTCGTGGTCACGGACACCCGGGTGGCCCTGGTCAAAAACGATGAACGCTCCCATATCCAGAAAATCCGCGCCTATTTAAAGGATGCAGATCTCATCATCGGCGAAGGTTTTAAAACCCTGGCCCTGCCCAAAATAGAAATCTTCCGTACCGCCGGTCCCCACAAGGCCCCCCTCTGCCTGGAAGACCCCGACCTCATTGCCTTTGTGACGGATTCCGATGTCCGGCCCGATGTACCGGTGTTCGGTCCGGAGGATATAAGGGCCCTGGCGGATTTCATCGAATCCTCCCCCCTTCTTTCCGGGGAGGTAAACTAA